In Trichocoleus desertorum NBK24, the following are encoded in one genomic region:
- the psbE gene encoding cytochrome b559 subunit alpha, whose translation MSGTTGERPFSDIITSVRYWIIHSITIPALFIAGWLFVSTGLAYDVFGTPRPNEYFTEIRQEVPIVKDRFESKEQINQFLK comes from the coding sequence ATGTCCGGTACTACTGGTGAGCGTCCATTTTCTGACATTATTACTAGCGTCCGCTATTGGATTATTCACAGCATTACAATCCCCGCATTATTTATTGCTGGCTGGCTCTTTGTGAGCACTGGTCTGGCATATGATGTGTTTGGTACTCCCAGACCCAACGAATACTTCACTGAGATTCGTCAAGAAGTGCCTATTGTGAAAGATCGCTTCGAGTCAAAAGAGCAGATCAATCAATTCCTCAAGTAA
- a CDS encoding PRC-barrel domain-containing protein, giving the protein MASPQAIARQGELLNRLVLDRDTAEELGRVDQIWMVPELHRVMGIICTTGFLKGKKQMFTLLQIEAFGTDSIVVNSSHTSVNPEEIKPIDSLIGREVWSDAGNKIGKLTDYLFDPTTGEITQYLFVSRGWSSLTDGSYLLQPTMILGLGSKRVMISNNAAQEISIYTEGLKHKVAKVSSFLQSDYAQTKQDVKSWLGGIQAITSQAKEQFQTLSVQAKEQAQIVGGQLKDTTQTLAEQAQEKSQTLKETLKERAQLLGEQVKDTTQALTEEAKANAGDRAEPRPEPEVRVSPNSDSPVAQPTQTAEVIVDVSPDEPSESTSQ; this is encoded by the coding sequence ATGGCTTCTCCACAGGCGATCGCCCGACAAGGCGAACTACTCAACCGATTGGTACTAGACCGAGACACTGCTGAAGAACTGGGTCGAGTTGATCAAATTTGGATGGTGCCAGAGCTGCACCGAGTCATGGGGATTATTTGTACAACAGGGTTTTTGAAGGGTAAAAAACAAATGTTTACCCTGTTGCAAATCGAGGCATTTGGTACCGATAGCATTGTTGTGAATTCGAGTCACACCAGCGTAAATCCAGAGGAGATCAAACCAATTGATTCCTTGATTGGCCGCGAAGTTTGGAGCGATGCTGGCAATAAAATTGGCAAGCTAACCGATTATTTATTTGACCCTACAACTGGAGAAATTACTCAGTATCTATTTGTCTCGCGAGGCTGGAGCAGCTTGACCGATGGCAGCTATTTATTACAGCCAACCATGATCCTAGGCTTGGGGAGCAAGCGGGTGATGATCTCCAATAATGCGGCTCAGGAGATCTCGATTTACACCGAAGGCCTCAAACATAAGGTCGCTAAGGTTAGTAGCTTTTTACAGTCAGATTACGCACAGACAAAGCAAGATGTGAAATCTTGGCTGGGAGGGATTCAAGCCATAACTAGCCAAGCTAAAGAACAATTTCAAACCTTGAGTGTTCAGGCTAAAGAACAAGCTCAGATAGTGGGTGGACAGCTTAAAGACACAACCCAAACTCTCGCTGAGCAGGCCCAAGAGAAAAGTCAGACGCTTAAAGAGACTCTCAAAGAGCGAGCACAATTGTTAGGTGAACAGGTTAAAGACACAACCCAAGCCCTAACAGAAGAAGCCAAAGCTAATGCAGGCGATCGTGCTGAACCGCGCCCTGAACCAGAAGTAAGGGTTTCTCCAAACTCGGATAGCCCTGTAGCGCAACCCACTCAGACGGCTGAAGTGATTGTGGATGTTAGTCCTGACGAACCTTCAGAATCTACATCTCAGTAG
- the psbF gene encoding cytochrome b559 subunit beta translates to MTSNTPNQPVSYPIFTVRWLAVHTLAVPTIFFLGAIASMQFIHR, encoded by the coding sequence ATGACTAGCAATACCCCCAATCAACCCGTTTCTTATCCAATTTTTACAGTTAGATGGCTAGCTGTTCATACCCTAGCGGTGCCCACTATTTTCTTCTTGGGCGCGATCGCATCTATGCAATTTATTCATCGGTAG
- a CDS encoding photosystem II reaction center protein J, whose product MSGTGRIPLWVVATVAGLGVIAVLGLFFYGAYAGLGSSV is encoded by the coding sequence GTGTCTGGAACTGGAAGAATTCCTCTGTGGGTTGTTGCCACTGTGGCAGGGCTAGGCGTAATTGCAGTCCTAGGTCTTTTCTTTTATGGAGCTTATGCGGGTCTAGGCTCATCTGTTTGA
- a CDS encoding S-layer homology domain-containing protein, whose translation MVQSASGSILYVNPAAGNDAANGSQAAPLKTLTRALQQARSGTTIQLVAGTYNAAGGEAFPLTVPAGVTVVGNESNKGSGVLIEGSGEYISPTFARQNITLRLENSAQLRGVTVTNRAQRGTAIWVESTAPTVANSTLTNCGREGVFATGTANPVIIDNIFSQNAASGISIVRNAKGEIRRNVCQKTGYGIAIGDNAAPLVADNRIFENRSGVVLSGQANPVLRSNVVEKNTSDGLVITNTSLPDLGKSQDPGGNIFRDNGAFDLNNATKTTLISVGNQLNPTRVQGLINFVASEVPTPTPTPVPTPTPTPTPVPTPTPVPTPTPTPTPTPTPVPTPTPVPTPTPTPTPTGLTDITGHWAESFIRGLVSRGIISGFPDGTFKPGANITRAQYAAAIAKAFNLPNKKEATNFTDVPADFWGRAAIQKAAQMGFVSGFPDNTFRPDQNLTRVQAIVSLTSGLGFTGGNTNILLVYSDRAQIPSYATDEVATATQRRMVVNQPQVSQLEPMRDINRAEVAALIYQALVARGEAPAIASNFIVNPDQATPSFTDIQGHWAADFIRALGGQGLISGFEDGSFKPDAKMNRAQYAALLVKALNPPAIRTATTFSDVAADFWAANAIQQAYRGGFLSGFPDNTFRPTDNVLRVQVLVSLVNGLNLGSGDETVLGIYSDQGSIPPFARGAVATATKRRMVVNFPTVGQLNPNRETTRAEVTAMVYQALVNAGRSPAISSPYIVSA comes from the coding sequence ATGGTTCAATCTGCTTCTGGCTCCATCCTGTATGTAAATCCTGCGGCAGGTAATGATGCTGCCAATGGGAGTCAAGCTGCTCCTCTTAAAACCCTAACGCGAGCCTTACAGCAAGCCCGTTCAGGCACCACCATTCAGCTAGTAGCAGGCACCTACAATGCTGCTGGCGGGGAGGCTTTTCCGCTGACGGTTCCGGCGGGTGTAACTGTGGTCGGTAATGAGAGTAATAAGGGTAGTGGTGTACTGATTGAAGGCAGCGGTGAATACATTAGCCCTACCTTTGCACGGCAAAATATCACCCTACGCCTAGAAAATAGCGCTCAACTGCGAGGGGTCACTGTCACCAACCGAGCCCAGCGTGGCACCGCTATTTGGGTGGAGTCAACCGCGCCTACTGTGGCTAACAGCACCTTGACTAACTGTGGTCGCGAAGGGGTTTTTGCCACCGGGACAGCTAATCCGGTGATTATAGACAACATATTCTCTCAAAATGCTGCTAGTGGTATCTCTATTGTCCGAAATGCTAAAGGCGAAATCCGTCGCAACGTTTGCCAAAAGACAGGCTACGGCATTGCCATTGGAGACAATGCGGCTCCCCTAGTCGCGGATAACAGAATTTTTGAAAATCGTTCTGGGGTGGTTCTATCGGGTCAAGCTAACCCCGTACTACGCAGCAACGTGGTTGAGAAAAATACTAGCGACGGTCTGGTCATTACGAATACTTCTTTGCCAGATTTGGGCAAAAGCCAAGACCCAGGTGGCAACATCTTTAGGGACAATGGGGCGTTTGATCTAAACAATGCGACCAAAACCACCCTAATTTCTGTCGGCAACCAACTCAACCCTACCCGTGTTCAAGGTCTGATCAACTTCGTCGCTAGCGAGGTTCCCACTCCCACCCCAACGCCTGTTCCCACGCCTACCCCAACTCCCACACCAGTTCCAACTCCCACACCAGTTCCCACGCCTACCCCAACACCAACGCCTACCCCAACGCCCGTTCCGACTCCCACGCCAGTTCCCACGCCAACACCCACACCAACTCCTACCGGATTGACTGACATTACAGGTCATTGGGCAGAGAGCTTTATTCGTGGGTTAGTGAGTCGTGGCATCATTAGCGGTTTTCCTGATGGCACCTTTAAACCCGGAGCCAACATCACTAGAGCACAATATGCTGCCGCGATCGCTAAAGCTTTTAATCTACCCAACAAAAAAGAGGCAACTAATTTTACTGATGTTCCGGCTGATTTCTGGGGACGGGCAGCAATTCAGAAGGCAGCTCAAATGGGCTTCGTTTCTGGGTTTCCAGACAATACCTTCCGCCCTGACCAAAACTTAACTCGCGTTCAGGCGATCGTGTCTTTGACTAGTGGTTTAGGCTTCACAGGCGGCAACACAAATATTTTGCTGGTCTATAGCGATCGAGCTCAGATTCCTAGCTATGCCACAGATGAAGTGGCTACAGCAACTCAACGCCGCATGGTGGTGAATCAACCACAGGTCAGTCAACTAGAACCCATGCGAGACATCAACCGAGCGGAAGTTGCTGCCTTGATCTATCAAGCACTGGTAGCACGTGGGGAAGCGCCTGCGATCGCCTCTAACTTTATCGTTAACCCAGATCAAGCCACACCCTCCTTTACAGACATTCAAGGTCACTGGGCAGCAGATTTTATTCGTGCCTTAGGAGGTCAAGGGTTAATTAGCGGCTTTGAAGATGGTTCCTTTAAACCAGACGCAAAGATGAATCGGGCGCAATACGCAGCTTTGTTAGTCAAAGCATTAAATCCGCCTGCGATCCGAACTGCTACTACTTTTAGTGATGTGGCCGCAGATTTTTGGGCCGCTAATGCGATCCAGCAAGCTTACCGGGGTGGGTTCCTTTCTGGGTTTCCAGATAACACGTTCCGGCCGACTGACAACGTATTGCGCGTTCAAGTCCTCGTTTCCCTAGTCAACGGTCTGAACTTAGGAAGTGGTGATGAAACCGTGTTGGGGATCTATAGTGATCAAGGCTCAATTCCACCTTTTGCCCGAGGTGCCGTAGCCACAGCCACAAAACGACGAATGGTAGTGAACTTCCCGACAGTGGGGCAGCTGAACCCAAATCGAGAAACGACTCGGGCTGAAGTAACCGCTATGGTTTATCAGGCTTTGGTGAATGCGGGGCGATCGCCTGCCATTAGCTCTCCTTACATCGTTTCTGCCTAG
- a CDS encoding YtxH domain-containing protein: MSNNRSGSFLGGLLLGAAIGTVTGLLIAPRTGRETRQLLKKSADALPELAEDLSTSVQLQADRLSESALRNWDETLGRLKEAIASGIEATQREQQVLNQASPEATESGPAMHDSFDKIH, from the coding sequence ATGTCGAACAACCGTTCCGGATCATTCCTTGGAGGTCTACTGTTAGGAGCTGCAATTGGCACAGTGACCGGGTTATTGATTGCTCCTCGGACAGGACGGGAGACGCGGCAGCTCTTGAAGAAATCTGCGGATGCTCTACCAGAACTCGCAGAGGATTTGTCAACCAGTGTGCAGCTCCAAGCCGATCGCCTTTCTGAGTCGGCTTTGCGAAATTGGGATGAAACGCTAGGACGCTTGAAAGAAGCGATCGCCTCAGGGATCGAAGCAACCCAACGGGAACAACAGGTCTTGAATCAAGCATCTCCGGAAGCTACAGAGTCAGGTCCTGCTATGCATGATTCGTTCGATAAAATTCACTAA
- the psaI gene encoding photosystem I reaction center subunit VIII produces MAASFLPSILVPAVGLLFPAVAMAFLFIYIEREDPSGI; encoded by the coding sequence ATGGCAGCTTCATTTTTGCCCTCAATCCTAGTGCCCGCAGTAGGTCTACTCTTCCCTGCGGTGGCAATGGCTTTTCTCTTTATCTATATTGAGCGTGAAGATCCCTCAGGTATTTAA
- a CDS encoding photosystem II reaction center protein L yields MADRSSNNPNKQPVELNRTSLYLGLLLIFVLGILFSSYFFN; encoded by the coding sequence ATGGCAGATCGGTCTTCTAATAACCCCAACAAGCAGCCTGTAGAGCTGAATCGAACTTCGCTCTATCTAGGTTTGCTGCTGATTTTCGTTTTGGGTATTTTGTTCTCTAGTTATTTCTTCAACTAA